A portion of the uncultured Bacteroides sp. genome contains these proteins:
- a CDS encoding DUF3826 domain-containing protein translates to MKKIVLIVLLVSFVGANAQNLTFENKFARPLSEVLTDLQTRFHIRLKYDVDTVGKILPYADFRIRPYSAEESLTNVLAPFDYKFVKQEGNLYKIKNYEYARRTSEDGEKALAYLKSLYVDKESWEKRRVNLRKEVRAKLGLDSLLNKRVNAKPILSKIRKFDGYTVQNFALETLPGLYVCGSIYTPSSKGKHALIICPNGHFGGGRYREDQQQRMGTLARMGAICVDYDLFAWGESALQVGSAAHRSSAAHVIQAMNGLSILDFMIVRKDVDKARVGVNGGSGGGTQTVLLTALDQRFTAAAPVVSLSSHFDGGCPCESGMPVTMACGGTNNAELAAMFAPRPMLVVSDGKDWTSSVPELEFPYLQYVYGFYGAVGKVTNVHLPKEGHDFGPNKRNAVYDFFASVFSLDKAKLDEKRVTIEPEEAMYSFGKDGVFLPATAIRSFDKLAVYFDKNRFSVLQSDLSLEKKATDWVASLKLEDEKKISFVTTLVYNHLRSVREWHNEHPYNTVPEGLNPLTGKPLSQLDREMIADSAMPKEVHVKLMNGLRKVLTEEQVDAILDKYTVGKVAFTLAGYHAIVPDLTEKEEAFILENLKLAREQAIDYKSMKQISAIFEIYKNKCEEFLNNNGRSWRQLFKDYVNKVKAEKASKATQKK, encoded by the coding sequence ATGAAAAAGATTGTTCTTATCGTATTATTAGTCAGTTTTGTTGGCGCAAATGCGCAGAATCTGACCTTTGAGAATAAGTTTGCTCGTCCCCTTAGTGAGGTGCTTACTGATCTACAAACACGTTTTCATATCCGTCTGAAATATGATGTAGATACGGTTGGGAAAATACTCCCGTATGCCGATTTTCGTATTCGCCCTTATTCAGCAGAAGAATCTTTGACGAATGTTTTAGCTCCTTTTGATTACAAGTTTGTTAAGCAGGAAGGTAATCTATATAAGATAAAGAATTATGAATATGCACGTCGTACTTCCGAAGATGGAGAGAAGGCTTTGGCGTATTTAAAATCATTATATGTTGATAAAGAATCGTGGGAAAAAAGAAGAGTGAATTTGCGTAAGGAAGTTCGTGCAAAATTGGGCCTTGATTCATTACTTAACAAAAGAGTAAATGCGAAACCTATTCTTTCGAAGATAAGAAAATTCGATGGATATACTGTTCAGAACTTTGCGCTCGAAACTCTTCCCGGATTGTATGTCTGTGGTTCTATTTACACTCCGAGTTCTAAAGGAAAACACGCATTGATCATTTGTCCGAATGGTCACTTTGGCGGAGGTCGCTATCGTGAAGATCAACAACAACGGATGGGTACGCTTGCACGCATGGGAGCTATTTGTGTTGATTATGACCTCTTTGCGTGGGGAGAATCAGCTTTGCAAGTAGGCAGCGCAGCGCATCGTTCTAGTGCAGCACATGTAATACAGGCTATGAATGGGCTTTCTATTCTTGATTTTATGATTGTGCGTAAGGACGTAGACAAAGCGAGAGTGGGAGTAAATGGAGGCTCAGGTGGCGGAACGCAAACTGTGCTACTTACTGCTTTGGACCAACGTTTTACAGCTGCTGCTCCTGTTGTAAGTCTATCTTCTCACTTTGACGGAGGGTGTCCTTGCGAAAGTGGGATGCCTGTTACAATGGCTTGTGGAGGAACTAATAATGCTGAATTGGCTGCTATGTTTGCACCCCGTCCCATGTTGGTTGTGTCCGATGGCAAGGACTGGACAAGCAGTGTTCCTGAATTGGAATTCCCTTATCTGCAATACGTATACGGTTTTTACGGGGCTGTTGGTAAGGTAACGAATGTACACCTTCCTAAAGAAGGACACGACTTTGGTCCGAATAAGCGTAATGCTGTCTATGATTTCTTCGCTTCCGTTTTTTCTTTGGATAAAGCGAAGCTGGATGAAAAGCGTGTAACGATTGAACCAGAAGAAGCGATGTATAGCTTTGGCAAAGATGGAGTATTTCTTCCGGCAACCGCTATTCGCTCTTTTGATAAATTGGCTGTTTATTTTGATAAGAATCGATTCTCGGTATTGCAATCGGATCTTAGCCTTGAGAAAAAAGCGACAGATTGGGTCGCATCTCTCAAGTTGGAAGATGAAAAGAAAATTTCTTTTGTAACGACATTGGTTTATAACCATCTGCGCAGTGTACGTGAATGGCACAATGAACATCCATATAACACTGTTCCTGAGGGATTAAATCCATTGACAGGTAAACCGCTTAGCCAACTTGATCGTGAGATGATCGCTGATTCTGCTATGCCTAAAGAAGTGCATGTAAAATTAATGAATGGCTTGCGAAAAGTTCTCACCGAAGAACAAGTGGACGCCATTCTCGATAAATATACTGTTGGCAAGGTTGCTTTTACGTTGGCCGGATATCATGCTATTGTTCCTGATCTTACAGAAAAGGAGGAAGCTTTCATTTTGGAGAACCTGAAACTGGCACGTGAACAGGCTATTGACTATAAAAGCATGAAGCAAATCTCTGCTATATTTGAAATCTACAAAAACAAGTGCGAAGAGTTCCTTAATAATAATGGACGTAGTTGGAGGCAGTTGTTTAAGGACTATGTGAATAAGGTTAAAGCCGAGAAAGCCTCTAAAGCTACTCAGAAGAAGTAA
- a CDS encoding glycoside hydrolase family 28 protein: protein MRIRLLLILVATVCLVFPLHAERVDMLKAGAKANGTVLNTKLINNTIVRLNKAGGGTLFFPSGTYLTGSIVMKSNITIELEAGATLLFSDNFDDYLPFVDMRYEGVMMKSFSPLIYAVDAENITIKGEGTLDGQGKKWWMEFFRIMVDMKDNGVRDLNKYQALWDKENDTKSLYAETNSDYAGTLQRRFFRPPFIQPVRCKNVRIEGVKITNSPFWTVNPEFCDNVTIKGTTIHNVPSPNTDGINPESCKNVHISDCHISVGDDCITIKSGRDLQGRKLAVPCENITITNCTMLSGHGGVVIGSEMSGSVRKVVISNCIFDGTDRGIRLKSTRGRGGVVEDIRISNIVMSNINNEAIVMDLMYSNMPVEPLSERTPVFRNIHVSGLTATGVKTPIVIRGLDEAHITDVSLRDINIESKEKPHFQNCDRITLDDVIVNGQKVILE from the coding sequence ATGAGAATACGACTTTTACTGATATTGGTTGCAACTGTTTGTTTGGTATTTCCTCTTCATGCCGAGCGGGTAGATATGTTGAAAGCCGGAGCAAAGGCAAATGGCACTGTGTTGAATACGAAGTTGATAAACAACACGATTGTTCGCCTCAACAAAGCGGGTGGGGGAACACTTTTCTTTCCTTCCGGTACCTACCTCACCGGCTCCATTGTGATGAAAAGTAATATCACGATTGAACTGGAAGCGGGAGCTACATTGCTCTTCTCTGATAACTTTGATGACTATCTTCCTTTTGTCGATATGCGCTATGAAGGAGTGATGATGAAGAGTTTCTCTCCTTTAATCTACGCTGTTGATGCAGAGAATATAACCATCAAGGGTGAAGGTACGCTTGATGGTCAAGGTAAAAAGTGGTGGATGGAGTTTTTCCGTATTATGGTTGATATGAAAGATAACGGTGTGCGTGATCTGAACAAATATCAGGCTCTTTGGGATAAAGAGAACGATACTAAATCACTATATGCAGAAACGAACTCAGACTATGCCGGTACGTTGCAACGTCGTTTTTTTCGACCTCCTTTTATCCAACCTGTGCGTTGCAAGAATGTACGCATTGAAGGCGTTAAAATAACAAACTCTCCTTTCTGGACTGTAAACCCGGAGTTTTGTGATAACGTAACGATTAAGGGAACTACCATTCATAACGTTCCTTCTCCCAATACAGATGGCATCAATCCTGAATCATGTAAGAACGTACACATCAGTGATTGTCACATTTCGGTTGGAGATGATTGCATCACGATTAAGTCGGGACGCGATTTGCAGGGACGTAAGTTAGCAGTGCCTTGCGAGAATATTACAATCACTAATTGTACCATGCTATCCGGTCACGGCGGAGTAGTGATTGGTAGTGAAATGAGTGGAAGCGTTCGCAAGGTTGTCATTAGTAATTGTATTTTCGACGGAACCGATAGAGGCATTCGGCTTAAATCGACTCGGGGAAGAGGAGGAGTGGTAGAAGATATTCGTATCAGTAATATTGTAATGAGCAACATCAACAATGAAGCCATTGTAATGGATTTAATGTATAGCAATATGCCTGTTGAACCTTTAAGTGAGCGGACACCGGTCTTTAGAAATATTCATGTGTCGGGTCTTACTGCTACAGGTGTGAAAACTCCGATTGTGATAAGAGGGTTGGATGAAGCACACATTACTGATGTATCTCTTCGTGATATCAATATAGAAAGCAAGGAGAAGCCTCACTTTCAGAATTGTGATCGTATCACTCTTGATGATGTGATAGTAAACGGTCAAAAGGTAATCTTAGAATAA
- a CDS encoding glycoside hydrolase family 140 protein encodes MKTNVFWYFFILLVLTVGNVSAQKKTAKTYIPWSNGKLVVSEEGRYLKHENGAPFFWLGETGWLLPERLNRDEAEYYLEQCKQRGYNVVQVQTVNDVPALNYYGQYSHPDGFNFKEINKKGVYGYWDHMDYIIKTAEKKGIYIGMVCVWGNLVKNGLMTVKEAQAYGKFLAERYKDQPNIIWFIGGDIRGDVKTVEWETLAKSIRAIDKNHLMTFHPRGRTTSATWFNNAEWLDFNMFQSGHRRYGQRNGDGDYTIKENTEEDNWRYVESSQLMKPLKPIIDGEPSYEEIPQGLHDPNETLWNDNDVRRYAYWSVFAGSFGHTYGHNSIMQFIKPGVGGAYGAKKPWYDALGDPGFNQMKYIKNLILTFPYFERIPDQSIIAGINGERYDRAIATRGNDYLLVYNYTGRPMDIDLSKISGSKKNVWWYSAKDGKLEYVGEFDSKVVNFQHDSGYCSGNDQVLIAVDSSKNYVEKGWVALPDAQQKWNK; translated from the coding sequence ATGAAGACGAATGTTTTTTGGTATTTCTTTATTCTATTAGTATTAACGGTTGGCAATGTTTCTGCTCAGAAAAAGACAGCGAAGACGTATATTCCATGGAGTAACGGTAAACTGGTTGTTTCGGAAGAGGGACGTTACCTGAAGCATGAAAATGGTGCACCGTTTTTCTGGCTTGGGGAGACTGGATGGCTTTTGCCTGAACGCTTAAACCGTGATGAAGCGGAATACTATCTTGAACAATGCAAGCAACGTGGCTATAATGTGGTACAGGTACAAACAGTGAACGATGTTCCTGCGCTAAACTACTATGGACAATACTCGCACCCTGATGGATTTAACTTCAAGGAAATCAATAAGAAAGGCGTATATGGTTATTGGGATCACATGGACTATATCATTAAGACAGCTGAAAAGAAAGGCATATATATTGGAATGGTTTGTGTTTGGGGCAACCTTGTAAAAAACGGTCTTATGACAGTTAAAGAGGCTCAGGCTTATGGCAAATTTCTTGCTGAGAGATACAAAGATCAACCTAATATTATCTGGTTTATCGGAGGAGATATTCGTGGTGATGTAAAGACTGTAGAGTGGGAGACTTTGGCGAAAAGTATTCGGGCTATTGATAAAAATCACCTAATGACATTCCACCCACGTGGGAGAACTACTTCAGCGACTTGGTTCAACAATGCCGAATGGTTGGATTTCAATATGTTCCAGAGTGGACACCGTCGTTACGGACAACGCAATGGTGATGGTGATTATACTATTAAGGAGAATACAGAGGAAGATAACTGGAGATATGTTGAAAGTAGCCAGTTAATGAAACCTTTGAAACCAATTATTGATGGGGAACCTAGTTATGAAGAGATTCCTCAGGGTTTGCACGATCCGAACGAAACTCTTTGGAATGATAATGACGTGCGCAGATATGCTTACTGGTCTGTTTTTGCCGGTTCTTTTGGACATACATATGGCCATAATTCCATTATGCAATTTATTAAACCGGGTGTGGGCGGTGCTTATGGTGCAAAGAAACCTTGGTATGATGCTTTGGGTGATCCCGGCTTCAATCAGATGAAGTATATAAAGAATTTGATACTTACTTTTCCATATTTTGAACGTATTCCTGATCAAAGTATTATTGCAGGTATCAATGGCGAGCGTTATGATCGTGCCATTGCTACACGTGGCAATGATTATTTGTTGGTTTACAACTATACAGGTCGTCCTATGGATATTGATTTGAGCAAAATAAGCGGGTCTAAGAAGAATGTTTGGTGGTATAGTGCTAAAGACGGTAAACTGGAATATGTTGGCGAGTTTGATAGCAAAGTTGTTAATTTCCAACACGATAGTGGTTATTGCAGTGGAAATGATCAGGTATTGATCGCCGTCGATTCTTCTAAAAATTATGTAGAGAAGGGCTGGGTAGCACTTCCTGATGCACAACAAAAATGGAATAAATAA
- a CDS encoding glycoside hydrolase family 95 protein, translating to MLAADASAVAYKLWYDKPAQVWTEALPLGNGRLGAMVFGNPAVEQIQLNEETIWAGQPNKNANPDALEYIPKVRELVFAGKYLEAQTLATEKVMAKTNSGMPYQTFGDLRISFPGHTRYTNYYRELNLDSAQAVVRYQVDGVNYKRETITSFTDQVVMVRLTADVPGKITCNSILTTPHQDVVIASDGNTVTLSGVSSWHEGLKGKVEFQGRLTAKIEGGKMTCKDGVLAIEGANEAVLYVSIATNFNSYKDITGNQVERAKAYLDKALKHTYAEDRKAHVAFFKKYMDRVSFNLGENKYLNTTTDVRVEQFKETNDAHLVATYFNFGRYLLICSSQPGGQPANLQGIWNDKLFPSWDSKYTCNINVEMNYWPAEVTNLSELHEPLLQMTKEVSETGKETAKIMYGANGWVLHHNTDIWRITGAIDKAPSGMWPSGGAWLCRHLWERYLYTGNVDFLRAAYPIMKESGRFFDETMVKEPTHGWLVVCPSNSPENTHAGSEGKATTAAGCTMDNQLVFDLWTSIITTARLLGTDTEFADHLEKRLKEMPPMQVGRWGQLQEWMFDWDDPNDIHRHVSHLYGLFPSNQISPYRTPELFDAARTSLIHRGDPSTGWSMGWKVCLWARLLDGDHAYKLITEQLTLVRNEKKKGGTYPNLFDAHPPFQIDGNFGCTAGIAEMLMQSYDGFIYLLPALPSLWKEGEIKGLVARGGFELNLSWKNGRVDRLVVKSRIGGNCRLRSLTPLVGKGLKRAKGSNANSLYAVPEVARPLINEKASLNKLKLKNTYLYDLATKAGEEYILLGK from the coding sequence ATGCTGGCTGCAGATGCTTCTGCGGTTGCATACAAACTCTGGTACGATAAACCGGCCCAAGTTTGGACGGAAGCCCTTCCTTTAGGTAACGGTCGACTGGGTGCTATGGTGTTTGGAAATCCGGCTGTAGAACAGATACAATTAAATGAAGAGACTATTTGGGCAGGACAACCAAACAAGAATGCAAATCCCGATGCTTTGGAATATATCCCTAAAGTTCGTGAACTTGTCTTTGCCGGCAAATATCTGGAAGCACAAACATTGGCTACGGAGAAGGTCATGGCCAAAACGAATTCGGGTATGCCTTATCAAACCTTTGGCGATTTACGTATTTCGTTTCCCGGACATACCCGCTATACGAATTATTATCGTGAGTTAAATCTGGACTCAGCTCAGGCAGTAGTACGCTATCAGGTCGATGGGGTAAACTATAAAAGAGAGACGATCACTTCATTTACCGATCAGGTCGTGATGGTTCGCCTTACAGCAGATGTCCCCGGAAAGATCACTTGCAATTCTATCCTGACTACTCCTCATCAGGATGTCGTGATTGCTTCTGATGGAAATACAGTTACCTTGTCAGGTGTATCATCCTGGCATGAAGGTTTGAAAGGTAAAGTTGAATTTCAGGGAAGATTAACCGCTAAAATAGAGGGTGGCAAAATGACCTGTAAAGATGGTGTGTTGGCTATTGAAGGAGCGAATGAAGCTGTACTTTATGTTTCTATTGCAACAAACTTTAATAGCTATAAAGATATTACAGGCAATCAGGTAGAACGTGCAAAAGCTTATCTTGACAAGGCACTGAAACATACTTATGCCGAAGATAGAAAAGCGCATGTTGCTTTCTTTAAGAAATATATGGATCGTGTTTCGTTCAATCTGGGAGAGAATAAATACTTAAATACGACCACTGATGTGCGCGTTGAACAATTTAAGGAAACGAATGATGCTCATCTGGTAGCTACCTATTTTAACTTCGGACGCTATCTGCTCATCTGTTCTTCTCAGCCGGGTGGACAGCCGGCTAACTTGCAAGGCATTTGGAATGATAAACTTTTTCCCTCCTGGGATAGCAAGTATACTTGTAACATTAATGTGGAGATGAATTATTGGCCGGCAGAAGTAACTAATTTGAGTGAGTTACACGAGCCCCTGCTTCAGATGACAAAGGAAGTGAGTGAAACAGGAAAGGAAACAGCTAAAATAATGTATGGTGCTAATGGTTGGGTATTGCACCATAATACGGATATTTGGCGGATAACAGGAGCGATAGATAAAGCTCCTTCGGGTATGTGGCCTTCAGGAGGCGCTTGGCTATGCCGTCATTTATGGGAACGCTATTTATACACAGGCAACGTTGATTTTCTTCGCGCTGCTTATCCTATCATGAAAGAGTCCGGTCGTTTCTTTGATGAAACGATGGTGAAAGAGCCAACTCACGGATGGTTAGTGGTGTGCCCTAGTAATTCCCCTGAAAACACCCATGCCGGAAGTGAAGGGAAAGCTACTACAGCGGCTGGCTGTACGATGGATAACCAGTTAGTTTTTGATTTGTGGACTTCCATTATAACCACTGCCCGGTTGCTTGGCACCGATACGGAGTTTGCTGATCATTTGGAGAAACGTCTGAAAGAGATGCCGCCGATGCAAGTTGGTCGATGGGGACAACTGCAGGAATGGATGTTCGATTGGGATGATCCTAATGATATTCATCGCCATGTATCCCATCTTTACGGATTATTTCCCAGCAATCAAATTTCTCCATACCGCACTCCTGAACTCTTTGATGCGGCACGGACTTCACTCATTCACCGTGGAGATCCTTCAACAGGTTGGAGCATGGGATGGAAAGTTTGCCTTTGGGCTCGCTTGTTGGATGGTGATCACGCCTATAAGCTCATTACAGAGCAACTGACTCTGGTTCGGAATGAAAAGAAAAAAGGAGGAACGTATCCTAATTTATTTGATGCGCATCCACCCTTTCAAATTGATGGAAACTTTGGTTGTACGGCTGGAATAGCCGAAATGTTGATGCAGAGTTATGACGGCTTTATTTATCTTCTTCCGGCACTTCCGTCTTTATGGAAAGAAGGGGAGATAAAGGGATTGGTTGCTCGTGGAGGCTTTGAGTTGAATCTTAGTTGGAAGAACGGGCGCGTCGACAGATTGGTTGTTAAATCGCGTATTGGCGGCAATTGTCGTCTCCGCTCGCTGACGCCTCTTGTTGGTAAAGGATTAAAACGTGCGAAAGGGAGCAACGCTAACTCTCTATATGCTGTTCCTGAAGTTGCTCGTCCGCTGATTAATGAGAAAGCCAGCTTGAATAAACTGAAGCTCAAGAATACTTATTTGTATGATTTGGCTACAAAAGCTGGTGAAGAGTATATCCTATTGGGGAAATGA
- a CDS encoding family 78 glycoside hydrolase catalytic domain: MIRNRILFLFAIGLFLLTCSVRAVEVTKTTCEMAVDPLCMAAKSPRFGWQMHSSEQGSMQIAYAIEVYALQNGKRSLVWKTGKINSTQSQLVQYVGEALQPLIKYVWRVQVWDEKNRPSSWSKESEFRLAPDYSFFDAQWIGAISRKDAKLPQGRKFHETDLRKPEVKALWAAVDTLSNKSIYLRKSFVTTKQIDEAIVYVCGLGHYELSLNGNKIGESEFAPLWSDYDKTVYYNVYDVTSTIREGENAIGTLLGNGFYNEQGGRYRKLQISFGPPTLLLKLVIRYKDGTKKEILSGADWKYRLSPITFNSIYGGEDYDARLEQVGWNTSSFNDSTWKSVVLQQAPKGQLRPQTATPVKIMERYGIQKVTKLTPEQIVGACKSTKRTIDASAFVLDMGQNLSGFPEITVCGKKGQKVTLIVAEALTDEGAANQRQTGRQHYYEYTLKGDGDETWHPRFSYYGFRYIQVEGAVLKGQKNPRKLAVLKSIKSCFIYNSAAKVSSFETSNMIFNNAHRIIKMAIQSNMQSIFTDCPHREKLGWLEETHLNGPGLLYNYDLTSFLPKVVQDIADSQYDNGMVPTIAPQYVIFEGPGMDDFANSPEWGSAMIILPFMYYETYGDKSLIQNYYRNMRAYLDYLTSRAENHILSFGLGDWYDYGNFKAGFSKNTPIPLVATAQYYMDACYMVRAAEMVGNKYDLDYYTRLSKGIKAAFNEKFFHAETKQYGTGSQCSNALPLFLDMVSSELRPAVLDNLVKDIKAHGNRLTTGDVGNRYLFQTLARNGLNELMYTMHNHEEAPGYGFQLKFGATTLTEQWDPRQGSSWNHFMMGQIDEWFFNSLAGIKADSLHPGYQDIVIAPQVVGDLKYVRASYETLYGLVGVNWTHDNGVFTLSVEVPVNCSAKIYLPGDKEAKMIKSGSYLFTKKL; this comes from the coding sequence ATGATAAGAAATAGAATATTATTCCTGTTTGCCATTGGTTTGTTTTTACTTACCTGCTCGGTTAGAGCGGTTGAGGTAACAAAGACAACCTGTGAAATGGCTGTCGATCCGCTTTGTATGGCTGCTAAATCTCCTCGTTTTGGTTGGCAAATGCATTCTTCCGAACAGGGAAGCATGCAAATAGCTTATGCCATTGAGGTGTATGCTCTGCAGAATGGTAAACGCAGTCTTGTTTGGAAAACGGGTAAAATTAATTCTACTCAAAGTCAGTTAGTTCAGTATGTGGGAGAAGCTCTACAGCCACTTATAAAATATGTCTGGAGAGTTCAGGTGTGGGATGAAAAGAATCGTCCTTCCTCCTGGAGCAAAGAATCTGAATTTCGTTTAGCGCCCGACTATTCATTCTTTGATGCTCAGTGGATAGGCGCTATCTCACGCAAAGATGCTAAGTTGCCTCAGGGGCGGAAATTTCATGAAACGGACTTGAGAAAACCTGAAGTGAAAGCATTGTGGGCTGCCGTAGATACTTTATCGAATAAGAGCATTTATCTTCGTAAATCATTCGTTACCACAAAGCAAATTGATGAAGCGATTGTATATGTTTGTGGACTCGGTCATTATGAGTTGAGTCTGAATGGTAATAAGATTGGTGAAAGCGAGTTTGCCCCGTTATGGAGTGATTACGATAAAACCGTCTACTATAATGTTTATGATGTAACGTCAACTATCCGTGAAGGAGAAAACGCTATCGGAACTCTTTTGGGAAATGGATTCTATAATGAACAAGGCGGAAGATATAGAAAATTACAGATTAGTTTCGGACCGCCGACGCTGTTGTTGAAACTCGTTATCAGGTATAAGGATGGGACAAAGAAAGAGATCCTTTCGGGTGCTGATTGGAAGTACCGTTTGAGTCCGATAACTTTTAACTCCATTTATGGTGGAGAGGATTACGATGCTCGCTTAGAACAAGTTGGTTGGAATACTTCCTCTTTTAATGATTCTACCTGGAAGTCGGTGGTGCTGCAACAAGCTCCTAAAGGACAGTTGCGTCCACAGACGGCTACTCCGGTTAAAATTATGGAACGATATGGTATTCAGAAAGTAACAAAACTTACTCCTGAACAGATCGTTGGTGCCTGTAAATCGACCAAACGCACGATAGATGCTTCTGCTTTTGTTCTTGACATGGGACAGAATCTGTCCGGATTCCCGGAGATAACTGTTTGTGGTAAAAAAGGACAGAAAGTAACGTTGATTGTAGCAGAAGCCTTAACCGATGAGGGTGCTGCAAATCAACGCCAAACAGGTAGGCAGCATTATTATGAATACACTTTGAAGGGCGATGGTGATGAAACTTGGCATCCTCGTTTTTCTTATTATGGGTTCCGCTATATTCAAGTGGAAGGTGCTGTACTTAAAGGGCAAAAGAATCCTCGGAAATTAGCGGTATTAAAGAGTATAAAGTCTTGTTTTATCTATAATTCTGCGGCGAAAGTCTCTTCTTTTGAAACATCCAACATGATATTCAATAATGCGCATCGTATTATAAAAATGGCTATACAAAGCAATATGCAGTCAATCTTTACAGATTGCCCGCATCGCGAAAAGCTCGGTTGGTTGGAAGAAACTCATTTGAATGGTCCCGGATTATTATATAATTATGACCTTACTTCATTCTTACCTAAAGTAGTTCAGGATATAGCCGATTCTCAATATGATAACGGCATGGTACCGACGATCGCTCCTCAGTATGTTATTTTTGAAGGACCGGGAATGGATGATTTTGCCAATTCGCCCGAATGGGGTTCGGCGATGATCATATTGCCGTTTATGTATTACGAAACTTACGGTGATAAGTCACTTATTCAGAATTATTATCGCAATATGCGGGCTTACCTTGATTATCTAACTTCGCGTGCAGAGAATCATATTCTGTCATTTGGATTGGGAGATTGGTATGATTATGGTAATTTTAAAGCCGGTTTTTCAAAGAATACCCCTATACCTTTAGTTGCCACAGCCCAATATTATATGGATGCTTGTTATATGGTTCGTGCAGCTGAGATGGTGGGCAACAAATATGATCTTGACTATTATACCCGTTTAAGTAAAGGCATTAAAGCCGCATTTAATGAGAAGTTCTTCCATGCGGAGACGAAACAATATGGCACAGGGAGTCAGTGTAGCAATGCGCTTCCACTCTTTCTTGATATGGTTAGTTCTGAATTACGTCCGGCTGTATTAGATAATTTAGTGAAAGATATAAAAGCACACGGCAATCGGCTGACTACCGGTGATGTAGGGAACAGATATCTTTTTCAAACTTTGGCGCGTAATGGATTAAATGAGCTGATGTACACCATGCACAATCATGAAGAAGCACCGGGCTATGGATTCCAGTTGAAGTTTGGTGCAACTACGTTGACCGAACAGTGGGATCCCAGACAAGGCTCTTCTTGGAATCATTTTATGATGGGACAGATTGATGAATGGTTTTTTAATTCATTGGCCGGAATAAAAGCTGATTCATTACATCCGGGATATCAGGATATTGTTATTGCCCCTCAAGTGGTAGGTGATTTAAAATATGTGAGAGCATCTTATGAAACACTTTACGGACTTGTTGGGGTAAATTGGACACATGACAATGGAGTATTTACTTTATCAGTGGAAGTTCCTGTGAATTGTTCGGCGAAGATTTATTTGCCGGGTGATAAGGAAGCAAAGATGATAAAAAGCGGAAGTTATTTATTTACAAAGAAATTATAG